The Hordeum vulgare subsp. vulgare chromosome 4H, MorexV3_pseudomolecules_assembly, whole genome shotgun sequence genomic interval AGGGAGGCGCGCGTCTCTTCGAAGGCCAGTTCCTTTGACAACGCCCACAAGTTGTTCGACAGTTTAccaaggtacaaaatggactccATCGACAAGTTCTTTTTCTACAATTTCCTTTGCGACTCCAACGATTCCTCGTacgatgatgaggaggagatcttggctgccgtgttggtccatcaccacctTAATAGCCAGCGGCCGTTGTTCCGTGGCTCGATCTCAGGACACCTTCTGGCGTTGAATCGTAACCGAGAGAGCGGTCATTTCCTTCTctggaaggactactttgatacAACCAAACCGCTATtcaaacatcaaaaattctgtcggCGTTTCCGTATGGCTGGTATATTTTTAACCGTATTAGAGAGGGGGTGGTCGGATATGATAATTATTTCGAGTGCAAAAAGGACACCCTTGGAAAGATTGGCTTctcatcttatcagaaatgcactacAATCATCTggatgcttgcatacggagtgccCGCTGATCTCATTAATGAGTACGTCCGTATGAGCGAGTCTACATTCCTAGAGTCCATGTACATGTTCTGCAAGGCTGATTGTGGTGTTTGaccctgagtacttgagagagccgactcCTCAAGATACAACCCACTTGTTGGCAATGAATGCCAGCGGGGGCTTCGGAGGGATGCTTGACATCATAGACTAcatgcactgggagtggaagaactgccctACCGCTTGACAAGGGCAGTATAAGGGCCATGTTAGGGCTTGCACTGCCATACTTCAGGTCGTGGCCTCACAAGATCTCGAGATCTCACACTTTTTTTGGCATGACCGGatcacataatgatatcaacgtaCCTCAATGCTCGTCGGTGTTTGTAAGGCTTGCGGAAGGCAACAACCCATCGGTAAATATTACCATGAACGGCCACAACTACGACAAATGATACTACGTGGGTGACGGTATCTATCCTCATTGGACCactattgtgaagacaatctccaaCCCTGTCAGAGAGAAGATGAAAAGATTTTCCCAAGAGAAAGAGAGTGCTAGAAAGGACATCGAGCAtgcctttggtgttttgcaatctcgatggggcatcgttCGGTACCCTGCTAGGACTTGGAGCACCAAGAAACTGTGGGAGGTGATGACAGTTTGTGTGATTATAcacaatatgatcgtagaagaTGAGCGTCCGAAATGTATCTACGATCAAGAGTTTCAATTTTATGATGAGAATCTTGTGCGTGAGCATGAAGGAGCGGCAATGTTTGAACAGTTTGCCCAATTTCATTATAAAATATGTGATTGGAAACTCACATGCAgatgcaaaatgatttggttgagcatatgtagGCTCATGTTGACAACCCAATAGATGTATCTTTTTCATATGCATTTGAGACAATTTAATTTTTATTCTATTTGTAAAACTACACTTATTTATTTGAAAACTATACTTTATTTGATTGTGAAACTATGTTATTTTTTTATATGTCAGCTTGTCAAATAATGTAAAACGTCTGCATATTTATTAAAAAGGACGGCCAGTCGAGCACGTCGATAATATGGGTCGCGGACGTTGAACGCACCACCGACTCAAATCTTAAATAGGACAGAAATATAATTTTTAAATACTCTTATTGGTTACTCTCtccatttctatttttttaaaacaCTACAAtattatatacggatgtatataaatatattttaagATGTAGATTGATTTATTTTGCTTCTTGTGTATTCTCGTACTGGAATCTTGAAAAAGCGGAGGGGGTACGTATATGACATGTGGTTATCGAGCACGAACGTGCGAGGTCGTGTGGCTTTTACGGAACCGACCCAAACATAGCCAGCCCATGACGGAACCGGTAGCTAGCCCACCACAACTCGCTTTCCTCCCGTGACGCGGCGACGCCCGTCGATCTCATCCCGGCACCACCGGACCGCCTCTTCCGCTCTCCACTCCGGCGGATATTCCCGCGTGCTTCCCAATCCACCTCGCCGTCTTCCCCAAGCAAACCGAGGAGCCGCCCCCCAAATCCGGGCCCTCCCGAGGAGACGCCGCCCGCGTAGCTTCCCCGGCCCGGCGATGCTGcggcgcctcctcgccgcctccctccGCCATGCTCGCCTCCGGCCCCGCCGCCTCCTCTCGTCCGCCTCCCCTTCTCCGCCTTCCGCCTCCTCGTCGACCCTCCCCGTCGCGGCGCCTCCCCGCCCGCGGCACCACCTCGCGCCCCTCCACGGCCCCCGCCGCGTCTCCCCGCTGCTCGCCATCTCCGCGCTCTCCGTCGCCACCGCGGCCGGGACGCTCTACCTCACCACCGACAACATCGAGGAGACCCTAGAGAGGTCTAGGGCGTCCGCGGCGCGCGTGGCGGAGCAGATGCGGCACACGTGGACGGCGGGCGGGGTGCTCTGCAAGTCGCTCGCCTCCGTCCTCTCGTCCGCCAACCACGAGGTGCGGTCGGGGTTCGAGCTGCGGGTCGCCGCGCTGCTCGCCGACATCACGGCCGCCAGCGCCGCCCGGCGCGCGGCCATCGTGTCCGCGGGCGGCGGCGCCGTCGTCGACTGGCTGCTCGACAGCATCGTGCGGGGCGCCACGCAGGCGGAGGCGGCGCGGGCGCTCGCGAACCTGCTGGCCGACCCGTGGGTCGCACCTGCTGTGCTCGGCCGGCCACGAGCGGTGCCCTCCCTCCTTCAGTTTATCTTCTCCTACCAGCCCAAGCGCGGCCATAAGGTGATAACAGGTGTTAGTTTTGGATTGTTTGTTTTGCCTGATTGCTGCAATGTAGTTTGATACAAGTTTGCATTCAGTGTAATTGTGCGATGCAACCTTCTCTTATTCATTGTTAATCTCATCACATTGTGCAATTCTAGGGTACAAAATTTATGCAGTTTCTCTTATAGACCCTGACCATCAATTAATATTGCAGAATTCATAGTTTTTGTTAAGAGAATCCTTAATTCAGTGTAGCTTGGTTGACCATATTGCGGAAGCTTAGGATATACGAAACTTATACAATTTTTGGATATAAAAACATCCCATTGCACATCTTGACCATCAATTGGTATCGCAGCAGTAATTTTCTGTTAGAAGTTTTTTGACTCAATGTAGTATGGTCTATATAGCCAGGAATCAGGTCATCATATGCTACATTGCAGGATTCAGATGTTAAAGTTTACTATGTTGATTCCATATGAATCTCTGGTTGCCTGATCTTTGTAATAGATCTACATTTTAGTATGAGTTCTGAAACTGTAAATTAGCTGAACGACCTTGTCATTTTCATGGACCATCATGTTGTAGTATATATGTGTCCTTCATGTCATTGtgatccttttcctttctccactCTCTGTATGGACTTTTTCTGTTTGCATTTTGTTCAGCTTATTTCATCTTGACAAACATTTTTGTGTATGGAATGAAGCAGTCTatagttttttgttgagttgtttTTCCCTAATCTATTGCTCTCTTGTCGAGACAGAACTCTAGACACTCTTCGTTCGATGTATCGGATCACTCTAAAGGAAGGAGCATGCTTGTCGCTGCACTCATGGATATAATCACATCCAACTGTGATAAAGCAGATTATTCGTCGTTTCAGCCTTTGTTGCCTGCAGATGCTGACATAAGAGATATTGCAGCCGCTATCGAAGTCATTGAGGAAGGgggaatgcattttgatgaccatgaggatGATAGCAGTGATGATGGTGACAGGGGATTAAAAGGAATAGGGATTAAGGTACTTGGGGGGACTACTATATTGGGGTTCTCTAGAGAAAATAACTCACTAAAGATTGACAACTCAGGTGATGATACTCTGGAAGTTGCACAAAATAGTAGAATGGAAGTTGCCCGGAATAGTAGTGGACTGGTAAACCAAGAGCCCACTGTTGATTATGTAGACATCGAGAGACTAAGTTCCAATGCCACCccaggcctttgggatgatttacaAAGGGAGCATGTAGCTGTGCCTTTTGCTACCTGGGCTCTTGCTAATTGGGCTATAGCATCAGATCTGAACCGCACTCGTATTCAAGAACTGGATAGCGACGGGCATGCTGTGACAACTGCACTGAAAGCTCCCGAAAGAACTGTGAAGTGGCATGGAGCCTTGGTGGCCCGAGCTCTTTTGGAAGACCAGAACTTGACTTTGGCTCCTTCTGTCCCTGATTGGTCCTCAAGTCTTCTTTTAACAGCTTCTCAGGCTACTGAGAATGGCGACATGTCGTTGGCCCAAATGTCACTGTCAACTTTCCTGTTATCTTTGATACGATGCAATGAGTCAAAATTTGTGATAAGGCAGAAGGGTCTTCATCTTCTTCGTAGCATTGCAAAAAAAATTCATAATGAAAATGGTCAGAGTGGTATGAAGGAGTCATTAGCGGTTGCCCTGAGTTCGCTCTATTCTGGTGAAGTTCCTTTGTCACTTGAAGAAGCTCAAAGATGGTCTGGCATTCTTCTTCGTTGGCTCTTTGACAAATCTGTATCAGGCACAACACATCTTACATCTGTAAAAATCCTCTCATCTATACTTGAGGATTATGGGCCATCTTCTGTACCGATTTCTCAGGGATGGTTAGCTCTCGTGCTTTCTGAAATTCTTGGAGACAACAAGACACAAAGTTTGAAAGGAACCACCCCGCCTGAACCTGAACGAGTAAAGGTTATAATTCGTGCAATTTTTACCACAAAATGTATTTTAGTGTGTGTGCCCTTTGCAAATTTATTAACAGCACAGCATAAAATTGGTAGGTAGCAGGGCTGGATAAATGAGCTGCATATAAACAAATTACATAAAATGGTCAAATTGTTACTGGAACATCAATGTCACCCTTGCATAGTATGGTATGTCATTTGTTCAGACCTAAGTTAGATTTGTCATAACTCATAAGTATTGGGCATGGAGCAACAAATGTTCTAAACAATTTCTGCATGTGAATTTTGCTAATATACTTTGAAAGACACTATAGAATGATTCACGGAAGAAAAGCTGTTTAGGGTAGCCTCGTGGTGTTATCCTTGTTTGTAGCCTCGTGGTGTTATCCTTTATCCTTGTTTGTTCGTGGAGAAGTTACATCATATATGTTTTGATCGGACATCTTTTGAAATCCCGTGTTTGAAATGTAGACATTTGATTGCAGAAACATTTCTTATCTAGAGTTCTGTTCAACCAGTCTTGCACTTGTATTTTACCTTTATATAACTTAATTCTGAAATTAATGATTTGAGGGATGTGCGAGTGGACAAGTTGCTATCTACCTGATGCAGCATTTTCTTTCGAATCTTGTTCTCCCTCCTACTGTCCTAATACATTTCTTTTTTGCAGAATCAAGTTGATTATCATAATGCTTATACTGCCACACAGGTCTTGAATCAGTTAGCTACAGCTGTTGTCAAATTAGCAAGCATTCAGTCGGACCATGATTCTGGGTCTGGTGACAAAGTACCACTTTACGATTTTCTATCTCTTGAACCATTTGCTACAGCTCTAAAGAACTTGAACAAAAAGAGCCCACCCAAGTTTGATGCTGTTGACTCAGCCTTAGCTACTCTTAAGGGAATAAAAGCACTAGCGGAGCTTTCTTCTGAGGATGTTGCGTGCCAAAAGAGAATAGCTGATTTAGGAGTTGTTTCGTTattgaaacacatcctcgtcggtGATGATTATGAGAAACTTGCTGCAATTGAAGCATATGATGCATCAAGAATACGAGAAGTGCAAGACAAGAATGTGTCTGCTTCCGATGATTCTTCTACTGCTGCTACCACTGATCCCCGTAGTGTACGTGTTCCTCCAGCAGCACATATTCGAAGGCATGCCGGGCGGCTGCTTACCATTCTCTCCCTTCTACCCAACTCAAAGAAGGAAATAGTTTCTGATGATGTATGGTGCAAGTGGCTTGAGGAATGTGCAACTGGAAGAATTCCTTGCAACGATATCAAGTTAAAAAGCTACTGCAGACTAACTCTGTTAAATGTTTTCTGCTCTGAGAATCAAACTACAAAAAGTGCTTCTGGTGAATACCCCGATTCGGAATGCGAGTATAAAAGAAAGTGTCCTCAATTTGGAGATGCGCTGTTCTTGCTGAATCCAGAATTACCTCTTGAGGTTCATTTGGACAAAAGCGGTTGTGGGATTTCAAGAGATTCTTGTAAGGATGATGGATGCATTGAACATAGTGGCTCTGAAACTGGAAGCATAGAAGGTCCAGATGCTGCATCAAGACGTGTCAACCCTGAAGTTGATGTCGTGTTTATCCATGGCCTTCGCGGTGGCCCATTCAACTCATGGCGGATAGCTGATGACAAGTCATCAACTACTAAAGCTGGTCTGGTGGAAAGTATAGACGAAGATGCTGGAAAAGAAGGTACTTGTTGGCCAAGACAATGGCTTTCATCAGATTTTCCTCAAGCTCGTTTCTTGACAGTCAAATACAAGGTTTGTTCTCTAATTCTCTGATTGTTTCTTAGGTTAGGAGACTTATATCGCTCCTTTAAAAGCTTCTCAACTTAAAAAAATCATGTTTATCTGCTGACGCCATTCAAACGATTTAAATGTTCCAAGATCCTTACTTGTTTCAAATGGTTTATGCAGACAAATTTGACACAATGGACTGGAGCCAGCCTGTCCCTTCAGGTTAGTGTTCTGGAGAGTTGTGCATGTTTTGATGCACATACTCCCACCTCCCTTTAATCTCTGATTAGGCCTGGACAAACCTGTTGGTCAGAATACAACATTTTCTGACTTAGTAGTTGCACATAGAAAAAACACCTGTGTTCCATCCAATTTTTATTTTCTGTACAGATAGAGCATTTTATGACACTATGTTTTTCTGAGACCTTTTCACCATTGCTATGCAGTACAAAAGCTTATATTATTTTAGGTTGCAAGACTCTCCTATCTGAAGTAATACATGGTTTGAGATATTTCGATGTCTTTGGGTGATGGTTTGCTCTTTTTTTCTTGCTTAAATTGCATTTATCGAGATCATATTTGTTGTATAGGAGGTGAGCTCTATGCTGCTGAGGAAGCTGGTGGCTGCTGGGATCGGTAGCCGACCTGTTGTGTTTGTGACTCATAGGTAATGATGGCTGCTTGGTTTATAATGCTGCTTACACATAGGCTGAAAAATCTAACAGCCGAAAGAATCAAAGTACTAATATTTTCTCCCCCATTTTCATACTTGCAGCATGGGTGGGCTGGTGGTTAAGCAGATATTGCATCAAGCGaagctgaacaattacgacaagtTCCTGAATAATACAATTGGACTAGTATGTGTCTGATTTTTTTGTTTGAGGGAACTAGTATGTGTTTGGTTGTCCAATTTATGATTGTATGAGTTCTGATTCTATTCATATGGCAGGTCTTTTATAGCTGTCCGCATTTTGGCAGTAAACTTGCAGACATGCCATGGCGTATGGGTTATGTGTTTCGTCCAGCTCCTTCAGTACGTTCTTTATATGACAGACTCATAATTGATGTTTTTCATGCGTGTATATTTTTTGACACCTTCTCCTGTAGATTGGCGAATTAAGAAGTGGGTCTCCAAGACTAGTCGAGTTAAATGATTTTGTGCGGCAACGCCACAGTAAAGGACTTCTCGATGTTCTTAGTTTTAGTGAGGTAATGAAATGTTCTCATAGACTAGTACATCATGCTTTCACTGCCATGACACCAAGTTGTCTTTGCTAACTTGTCTGTGCAAATGTTATGTGTGCTAACTGGCTTCTTAACAGAGCGAAGTCACACCAATTGTTGAAGGTTATGGTGGTTGGGCATTTCGAGCGGAGATAGTCCCGATTGAATCTGCATACCCAGGATACGGGGAGCTTGTCGTAAGTATCCTACCAGTTGGATTATGTCACTCAAATCATCTTTTGCGGATATGTTATGCTTGCTTGCATTATGAGGGCTGCCCAATCGTAACATGAATAGTGATGGCAGTGGTATATATGTGTCCAAGTCAATGCTAGTTTCAAATATCCTAATTGCACAGCTAAATAATATCTATATAACAACAGGGATTTATGTGCAATTATGTAGTTATTCCTTTGTAACTGGTGATTTTAGAGTTCAGAGCCAGAGCAACGTTTATAACATCTGACCCGCCTGTTATCTTATGTTTATCTTGTATATTCCTGTAATTTCCtccaaactactccctccgtcccataatataagagtgtttttgacactacactagtgtagtgtcaaaaacgctcgtatattatgggacggagagaGTAGAAGCGTGTGTTGTCAATTGAAAAAGACAGTTGTGCCAATTGATGCAACTCGCAAGTGATTACCAATCTTATGTATCTTTGCAGGTTCTACAGAACACTGACCATATAAACTCGTGTAAACCGGTGAACAAGAATGATCCTTCATACGCCGAGACTCTGGCATTTTTGGAGAAAAGCTTGAAATCGCGGGGCAAAAGAGCAGAATCATAGCCCTTGTTTTTCCTTGATGTGTCGGTCGAGCTGCAGTACAGTACGTCGCTTGGATGCGGATAGTGCACAGAATTTCCATCGGCGGTATGGAGGCTTCTGTTTTCCCAAGGGATTCTTGTCCTTTTTGTAGGAGATTTGGGCGGGGAGCTGTTGTTTTATGAAGTCTGCGCCCAATTAGACACAGAAATACGTTGTACATGTTGGGGACGAGCTGTAAATAGGTGCTCCCTTTTGGTTAGCTGATGAAGTAGCTGATCTGTTGTATATATTGTCTCACGCCCAAACAGTACCGGTTTTTTAACTTTGGAAATTCAGAAGCATATGCATTACCACATCATGTTATGGTTTGTCTACTCGGATGCCGCAAATCTCATTGTGCCCATAGCTTTGCTTTGATCAGCGAGCACGCTCAGTGTAGTTGATATTTGTTTTGCTCTCTTTGAGAGGTTTGGTCGATTTATTTGGTTTGCATTGGGATTTTTTTTTTGTTAGACAGAAGGATTGTAATGTTTCATTTTTCTTAGGGGATCCTGATTCACATGATTTTAAAACTGCAGGAATAGGAAAAACACATGAGCTCTACATGATTTGGTTTGTTTGATTGCTTCACAGGAAGATCAAATGATTCTTACCGAGAAGTTTGATGGATGCAAATGTTTCTGTGAAGTATAGTACATAAGAATTCTTATGAAAAATTCCTACAAGATTCAAACAATCAGCATAGAAAAACTTCCCAAGGATTTAAATCCTTGAGAACTCATGAAAATCCTTAGAATCAAAGAGGCCCTTAAGAATAAGTCAACATAGCACCGAGTTTCATGAATCAAACACCCGTCGATGAATGGTGTTCTTTGACTGATCGTTACTCTCGCCGGTGAGGATGTTATTGATTGTGAACCCATATTAGACTATTTTATAAAGAGGAATCAAAAAAATCATGGAAAATTGAACTATTACACAATGCTTATCTTATGTAACACGATGGGTTTATTTAGCTACTATGCTTacaaaagcagtagcaacaaatgCACCCAAATTCTAGAAGAATATTCAAATACCACAAAGAGTCAACTATATTAGAGTAATTATGTTAGAGTTAGGCCTTATAGCTTCTCACTTTTTATGACTTGGACTTTTTATGATAGATTTCGGAGCATACTCTTTATATTTTTAGAGATCTAACCAGACATTTAACCTCGATCTCTCCCAAATCATGTGAATCGCACTCAAACCCTCAGCTGGACTCGTTTCAAACTATTTCCTTTCTTCTTGCTTTGCTTGTTTGCTTTCAACGTGGATATAGAATAATTGTCTTTTTGTTTCCGTTTTCTCTTCTTCTCGTTTTTTTTGAGAAAAGTATATTTTTTGTCCCACCACTTTTGGCAGAGTCTAGATTTGGTCTGTCAACCTTGATACCAGACAACTTGTACTCCCAACTACTACAACCGGACAAGGTTCGTCTCTGGACATGTTTTTGACCGTTTTTGGTCCCGACTCTCGTCAATTTTGACCGTGTTTTGACTCAAATCCCCGCACTTTCTTCAAATCCATTCATCTTTTTTCAGGTCCGCATACCATTTTCAAGTTCACGTGCTTTTTTCAAATCCACGTACCTTCTACAGAAGTTTATGAATATGAAAAAGTGCACGCATTTGTAAGCAAACAAACTTGAAAAAAGTGGGCAGATTTGAGAAAAATAAGCAAACTAGAAAAAGTATGCGAAATTGGAAAATTATGTGAACTTGAAAAAGTATGTGGATTTGAAAATAGTGCAGATTTTAAAAAGGTATGTGAATTTGAAATTTTTACGCGGACATGAAAAAGTACACCAATTTGAGAAAAGTACATGAATTTCAAAAGATTCACATATTTGAAAAATATACACGTATTTAAGTCAGCACCGGTCAAAACCAAGGTGAGTCAGCACCAAAACCGCTCAAAGCCGAGGATGAACCTGGTCAGGTTTCAGTAGCTGGGGGCGCAAGTTGTCTGGTTCCAAAGTTGAGGGACCAAATCTAGACTCCGCCAAGAGTTGAGAAACGAAAAATATacctttctcttttctttttcagttttgctctttcttgtttctttttttattttggctttattttatttcatttgtttccttttaagttcaaaatttaaaataaaTTCAACTAATTTAAAATGTCTTCCATTTCATTTTATTCATTTATTTCTATTTCCTTTTCGTATTTTAACTTCATCCTTCATTTTCTTTTTTCGAAATAAGTATAACTATTTTATAATGGCATGCATTATTTTAAAATACATGAACCCTTTTAAGAAAATGTGCAAACATTTTAAAAAATAAGAATATATGAACACTTTGTATGGATATTTTTCATAATGGGTGAACACTTTTTTTATTGCATGAATGCTATTTACAAATGTATGAACACTTATATTAATGGGCCATTTGCATTTTTGCCCTTAACTCGAACTACCTATTTAGATATGTCCTTAATTTTAAAGCCCCCTTAAATTGCCCGTGTGCCATTAGATGCCCTTATAGAAATGCTCTTCCGTACCGTTTCCATATGATCAAAGGCCTTGACCGTTTTCGTGGACATTTTTGCCCTTCTATGCACATGCCATTTACATGTGGGACCTACCCAAGAAAAAAAAACACACACTCTCTCTCATAACCTCTCTCTCCGTGACATGTGGGTCATCGGACCCACTGTCAGGGTCAACTCCTGTCCATGGCAAGGCTTGGCGGCTCGGCCGGTGGCCGTCGTCGGCGAAGGGCAGTGCAGCTCTGTGTGAGTACCACGGTGGCGGGATCAGGGTAGTCCGACGGAGGGGGTGGAGCAGATGCCCGCAACTATGGCCTGTGCTATCATCGGAGCTATATATTGCCTGAGAGCAGCTGAGATGTTTTGTCGACGACGCTGTAGCTACCCATCGCGACCGGAGTCCAAATGGAGCCGTATGGGCATGTCTGTGAGCTCCGTGTGGAACCGCTCCTTCTCCCTATGCAACGAATCTGGCCTCGGGCCACTCATAGATGACGCTCGGGACGTCGAACTCCGCCATGGCCGTCGCTCTTTCAATCCTGAAATTCGTCCGCTTTGACCCGTTATTGACATACTTGACCTGTGTGTCGTCGTTGATCAAGGAAAGGTGGCGCCCCTGTTCCCATCTTCTGATCTTCTCCCGCCCGATTTCATGTCTGGAGGCCCCTGAGCGACGCCGTCCGCCATGACCAAGCTCGGTTGGCTCGGCAGAGCACGCTCCCATCTACACCCTGCTGGTCCGAGTGAGATTAGCACACCACGCGCGCATCGCGCCCTCCTCACATGCATGGTCATCCGCCCCCAACAGCGAGCCGTTGGCGAGAACAACCAGGAACGGATGGGAACGCATGGACCGGGGGTGTTTGACTGACCACACGCAAAACACCGATGACAGGGTCCACCACGTAGGGAACCCTAGAAGCGACGAGAGGCGATTGCGAGGCGATCTTTCTCTTctcgctagggttagggtttatcCAGCGGGGGTGGTAGAGTTTCCGGTCGTTCTGCGGGCTGCGACTGCGCTCCCAAGGGCACGGGCCGGCGGTGATCATCTCAGGCAACCGCGGGTGGTGGCGGAGATGGATACGAGGAAGGTGGCGGCGACTCCTGGATCTCGGGCGACACCGGGGCAATCTGTGGCGGTGACGCCAGAGGCCCGCAGGCCGGGGGATCTCGCCATCGGGGGATCGTCTAGGTCTCCGGTGGAATGCAAAACCCCAGATCCGGCTGCAAGCCTCTCTGCGAGATTAGGATGGATGGTGCTGATGGACAAGGAGCAAGAGGGGCTGGTTTTTGAGACCGCTGATCAGGCTAGAGCACGAAAAGGAAGATGGGCGG includes:
- the LOC123449647 gene encoding uncharacterized protein LOC123449647 isoform X2, with translation MLRRLLAASLRHARLRPRRLLSSASPSPPSASSSTLPVAAPPRPRHHLAPLHGPRRVSPLLAISALSVATAAGTLYLTTDNIEETLERSRASAARVAEQMRHTWTAGGVLCKSLASVLSSANHEVRSGFELRVAALLADITAASAARRAAIVSAGGGAVVDWLLDSIVRGATQAEAARALANLLADPWVAPAVLGRPRAVPSLLQFIFSYQPKRGHKNSRHSSFDVSDHSKGRSMLVAALMDIITSNCDKADYSSFQPLLPADADIRDIAAAIEVIEEGGMHFDDHEDDSSDDGDRGLKGIGIKVLGGTTILGFSRENNSLKIDNSGDDTLEVAQNSRMEVARNSSGLVNQEPTVDYVDIERLSSNATPGLWDDLQREHVAVPFATWALANWAIASDLNRTRIQELDSDGHAVTTALKAPERTVKWHGALVARALLEDQNLTLAPSVPDWSSSLLLTASQATENGDMSLAQMSLSTFLLSLIRCNESKFVIRQKGLHLLRSIAKKIHNENGQSGMKESLAVALSSLYSGEVPLSLEEAQRWSGILLRWLFDKSVSGTTHLTSVKILSSILEDYGPSSVPISQGWLALVLSEILGDNKTQSLKGTTPPEPERVKNQVDYHNAYTATQVLNQLATAVVKLASIQSDHDSGSGDKVPLYDFLSLEPFATALKNLNKKSPPKFDAVDSALATLKGIKALAELSSEDVACQKRIADLGVVSLLKHILVGDDYEKLAAIEAYDASRIREVQDKNVSASDDSSTAATTDPRSVRVPPAAHIRRHAGRLLTILSLLPNSKKEIVSDDVWCKWLEECATGRIPCNDIKLKSYCRLTLLNVFCSENQTTKSASGEYPDSECEYKRKCPQFGDALFLLNPELPLEVHLDKSGCGISRDSCKDDGCIEHSGSETGSIEGPDAASRRVNPEVDVVFIHGLRGGPFNSWRIADDKSSTTKAGLVESIDEDAGKEGTCWPRQWLSSDFPQARFLTVKYKTNLTQWTGASLSLQYKSLYYFRLQDSPI
- the LOC123449647 gene encoding uncharacterized protein LOC123449647 isoform X1 — encoded protein: MLRRLLAASLRHARLRPRRLLSSASPSPPSASSSTLPVAAPPRPRHHLAPLHGPRRVSPLLAISALSVATAAGTLYLTTDNIEETLERSRASAARVAEQMRHTWTAGGVLCKSLASVLSSANHEVRSGFELRVAALLADITAASAARRAAIVSAGGGAVVDWLLDSIVRGATQAEAARALANLLADPWVAPAVLGRPRAVPSLLQFIFSYQPKRGHKNSRHSSFDVSDHSKGRSMLVAALMDIITSNCDKADYSSFQPLLPADADIRDIAAAIEVIEEGGMHFDDHEDDSSDDGDRGLKGIGIKVLGGTTILGFSRENNSLKIDNSGDDTLEVAQNSRMEVARNSSGLVNQEPTVDYVDIERLSSNATPGLWDDLQREHVAVPFATWALANWAIASDLNRTRIQELDSDGHAVTTALKAPERTVKWHGALVARALLEDQNLTLAPSVPDWSSSLLLTASQATENGDMSLAQMSLSTFLLSLIRCNESKFVIRQKGLHLLRSIAKKIHNENGQSGMKESLAVALSSLYSGEVPLSLEEAQRWSGILLRWLFDKSVSGTTHLTSVKILSSILEDYGPSSVPISQGWLALVLSEILGDNKTQSLKGTTPPEPERVKNQVDYHNAYTATQVLNQLATAVVKLASIQSDHDSGSGDKVPLYDFLSLEPFATALKNLNKKSPPKFDAVDSALATLKGIKALAELSSEDVACQKRIADLGVVSLLKHILVGDDYEKLAAIEAYDASRIREVQDKNVSASDDSSTAATTDPRSVRVPPAAHIRRHAGRLLTILSLLPNSKKEIVSDDVWCKWLEECATGRIPCNDIKLKSYCRLTLLNVFCSENQTTKSASGEYPDSECEYKRKCPQFGDALFLLNPELPLEVHLDKSGCGISRDSCKDDGCIEHSGSETGSIEGPDAASRRVNPEVDVVFIHGLRGGPFNSWRIADDKSSTTKAGLVESIDEDAGKEGTCWPRQWLSSDFPQARFLTVKYKTNLTQWTGASLSLQEVSSMLLRKLVAAGIGSRPVVFVTHSMGGLVVKQILHQAKLNNYDKFLNNTIGLVFYSCPHFGSKLADMPWRMGYVFRPAPSIGELRSGSPRLVELNDFVRQRHSKGLLDVLSFSESEVTPIVEGYGGWAFRAEIVPIESAYPGYGELVVLQNTDHINSCKPVNKNDPSYAETLAFLEKSLKSRGKRAES